CCCTCCGCTCTGAGGATCGCGTCCACGGGCTCGGCGGACGCCCCCGGCGCGTCCTCGTCCGGCTCCGCAGCGGCCGCGTGACCCGGCCGCGCGAGGAGCTCGCCGGGCCCGGCGCCGTCCTCGACCTGGCCGGTCATCAGCCGGTGATAGGCGCCGCCGCGGGCCATGAGCTCGGCGTGGCTCCCGCTCTCCACCACCCGTCCCTCGTCGAGGACGAGGATCCGGTCGGCGCCGATCACGCTCGACAGCCGGTGGGCGAAGATGAGCGTGGTCCGGCCCTCCATGAGCCGGTCCAGCGCCTGCTGGATCACCGCCTCGTTCTCGGCGTCCACGGCGGAGAGCGCCTCGTCGAGGATCAGGATCGGCGCGTCGCGCAGGAGGGCGCGCGCGATCGCGATCCGCTGGCGCTGGCCCCCGGACAGCCGCACGCCGCGCTCGCCGACGACGGTCGCGTATCCCTGCGGCAGCCGCGCGATGAACTCCTCGGCGTTGGCGGCGCGCGCGGCGGCGTCGAGTTCGGCCTGGCTCGCGTCGGGGTTTCCCATCCGGAGGTTCTGCTCGACGGTGCCGTGGAAGAGATAGGTGTCCTGGCTCACCACGGCGATCAGGCCGCGGAGCTGGTCCAGGGTGAGCTCGCGGAGGTCGTGGCCGCCGATCGCCACGCGACCGCGCTCGGGATCGTAGAACCGGAGGAGCAGCCGGGCGACCGTGGATTTGCCCGCCCCGCTCGGTCCGACGATCCCGACGCGCTCGCCGGCCTTGACCTCGAACGAGAGGCCGTCGTGCGCGGCGCGGCGGCCGCCCGGGTAGGAGAACGTCACGCTCTCGAAGGCCACCGTGGGCGCGAGGGCGGACGCGTCGAGCCGCGGCGCCGCGCGGTCGTGGACCCTCGGCTCGGCGTCGAGGATCTGCAAGATGCCGCGCGCGGCCGAGATCCCGAGCATGCCCTGGTGCAGGACCACACGCAGCTCGCGCAGCGGGCGGAACACCTCGACGCCCAGCATCAGCACGATCAGGAGCGCGGACAGCTCCATCTCCCCTGCCCGAACCCTGAAGGCGCCCCAGCCGAGCGCCGTCGCCGCGCCCACGGCCATGCCCGTGTCGGTGATACCGCGGGCGAGCGTGTTGGTGCCGAGGACGCCCATGGTGCTCTGGAAGAGCGCGCGCCCTTTTTCCGCGAGGAGCCGCCCCCGCGCGGCGCCCTGGCCGAAGGCCTTGAGCGTGGCGAGGCCCTGGAGCGAATCGAGGAACTCCGCGCCGAACGCCGCGTACGCTTTCTGGCGCGCGAGGCTCGCCCGGCTGTCCTGCCGGTGCCAGGCCGCCGGCGCGATCAGCGTCACGAGCGCGGCGACGAGCAGGACGAGGGCGATCGGGAGATCCACGAACGCCACGAAGGCGAAGATGAGCACCGGCGTGAGCACGGCGACGGCGAGCTGCGGGAGGTACTGACCGAAGTAGATCTCGAGCTGCTGGACGCCCTCGACCATCGAGAGGATCACGTCGCCGGTCCGGGAGCGCGTGAAGTGGGCGGGGCCGAGCGCGGTGATGCGATCGTAGATCGCGCGGCGGAGGACGCCCTGCACGACGGCCGCGGTGCGGTGCGCCGCCATCGTGCGCCAGTAGTCGAGCGCGCCCCGGAGGACCACGGCCGCCGCGGTGAGGGCCACGAGCGGCAGCACGGCGCGCGGCGGCCGGCCCGCGATGATGCGCGCGAGCACCAGGCCGAAGAGCGCGAGCCGCGCGGTGCCCGCGGCCACCGCGAGGAGCCCGAGCAGCACGGTGCCCAGGATCCGCAGCCGCACGCCGCGCGTGAAGGCCCAGAGCCGGCGGTCGAGGTAGATGGGCGGGGTGTCCTCAGCGGGCGGGCGGCGCGTCGACCACCCGGATGTCGTGCTTCTTCACCTCACGGATCCGCGGCCCCGGTGTCAGACCGCCGACGACGAGAACCCCTGCGAGCAGCCATGCCACGTTCGGTTTCATGCCTTCCTACATACCGCTTTACCGGAAAACTTTCCAGGCACTTTCCCTCGGCGCGTTCGAGGAAAAGCCCCGCTGGGCGTGGACCGTCCCCCGGCGCTACGCTCGGGGGCGAGACGACGATGCGCGAAGGACAGGCACTGCGAGTCACGGGCGTGGCCCCGGGCATGATCGTCCTCGAGATCGGATGGCGCGAGCACTACGACTCCCTCGGCGCGCAGGCGGGCGACGTCGTCGTGGTGCAGAAGGAATCGCTCGTCCACGGCGACATCCTCGTGGCGACGGCGTGCCGCTGCCGGCTGCTCCTCCTCGCGAGCTAGCGGCTCCGAGACCGCGCGAGCGCGGGAGCAGCCGACAGACTCCGACGCGAAATCCGCCGGCCGGTGACGGACTGGTTAGAGCTTCGCGCGCCGGGCCTGTCTCCGCTTGAGGATCCGCTTCCTCACCCTGAGCCGCTTGTCGAGCGCCTTGACCTCCCGCTTCACGCGCGCGATCTGCGCGTCGAGTCTGGCCCTTCGTCTCCGGAGTTGAGCTTGAGCGCGCCTGGTACGAGCCTTCGTCACGGGCTGCCTCCTCCCTCGGTCACGCCTCCACCTGGTGGACGAACTCGATGATCCTCTCGATCGCCCGCGCGGCTGCGGGCGACCCCGGATTCCGCGTGATGAACCCCTCGGTCTCGCCCTCGAGCAGCTCGAGCTCGACCCGGCCGCCCGCCTTCCTGTATTGGGCGACGAAGCGGTCAAGGTCGGGCCGGGGGTGCGCCACGTCGCGGGTTCCCTGCAGATAGAGCGCGGGCGGTAATTCGACACGCTCGCCGCGCTCGAGGGCGAGCACCGGGTTGCCCTCGGCCATCGCGTCTT
This Candidatus Methylomirabilota bacterium DNA region includes the following protein-coding sequences:
- a CDS encoding ABC transporter ATP-binding protein — translated: MYLDRRLWAFTRGVRLRILGTVLLGLLAVAAGTARLALFGLVLARIIAGRPPRAVLPLVALTAAAVVLRGALDYWRTMAAHRTAAVVQGVLRRAIYDRITALGPAHFTRSRTGDVILSMVEGVQQLEIYFGQYLPQLAVAVLTPVLIFAFVAFVDLPIALVLLVAALVTLIAPAAWHRQDSRASLARQKAYAAFGAEFLDSLQGLATLKAFGQGAARGRLLAEKGRALFQSTMGVLGTNTLARGITDTGMAVGAATALGWGAFRVRAGEMELSALLIVLMLGVEVFRPLRELRVVLHQGMLGISAARGILQILDAEPRVHDRAAPRLDASALAPTVAFESVTFSYPGGRRAAHDGLSFEVKAGERVGIVGPSGAGKSTVARLLLRFYDPERGRVAIGGHDLRELTLDQLRGLIAVVSQDTYLFHGTVEQNLRMGNPDASQAELDAAARAANAEEFIARLPQGYATVVGERGVRLSGGQRQRIAIARALLRDAPILILDEALSAVDAENEAVIQQALDRLMEGRTTLIFAHRLSSVIGADRILVLDEGRVVESGSHAELMARGGAYHRLMTGQVEDGAGPGELLARPGHAAAAEPDEDAPGASAEPVDAILRAEGVGWPAVLKSLLGMVAGYRARLTLTFVLGVARVVALIGVGVLSALVVRAVKNGSPFGGLLVALALAAPLAGLLHWLESWLAHDMAYRLLADMRLDMFRKLDALAPAYLTRHRTGDLVGVATHDVELIEYFFAHTITPAFVAVLVPVGVLVTLAAFGWPLSAALLPFLAWAALTPVLGRARIDRLGSRAREVSGDLTAHSVDSVQGLAEIVAFRQVRARGEEFAAKAQEYLRVRMPFLHDLAVQTSLQEVATGLGGLAVVGTGMLLTDAGRLDAAILPLLTLLAMSAFVPVWEIAQVGRQLADTLGAARRVRAVHAEPLPVTDGPGVRASAATASPPALEMARVSFTYPGRRRRALSEVSLAVPRGSTVALVGPSGAGKTTVASLLLRFWDPDEGMVRLDGHDLREYGLDDLRHRIALVAQDTYLFNDTLRNNILLARPGATERELAAAAECAALTEFVAGLPDGLETVVGERGAQLSGGQRQRVAIARAFLKDAPILILDEATSHLDAVSEQAVRGALDVLTKNRTTMVIAHRLSTVRNADRIIVLEDGRVAESGGHRELLDRGGLYAHLIARQLAGGAETRGAT